In the Oncorhynchus keta strain PuntledgeMale-10-30-2019 chromosome 14, Oket_V2, whole genome shotgun sequence genome, one interval contains:
- the LOC127907402 gene encoding uncharacterized protein LOC127907402: protein MFTWTERLVVTAHRHTVLFSSYYRLLTAHRHTVLFSSYYRLLTAHRHTVLFSSYYRLLTAHRHTVLFSSYYRLLTAHRHTVLFSSYYRLLTAHRHTVLFSSYYRLLTAHRHTVLFSSYYRLLTAHRHTVLFSSYYRLLTAHRHTVLFSSYYRLLTAHRHTVLFSSYYRLLTAHRHTVLFSSYYRLLTAHRHTVLFSSYYRLLTAHRHTVLFSSYYRLLTNFYRCTIESILSGCITAWYGNCSAHNRKALQRVVRCAQCITGVKLPDLQDTYTTRCHRKAKKIIKDINQPEPLPVHPATIQKARSVQVHQSWNRETEKHLLS, encoded by the exons ATGTTCACCTGGACAGAAAGGTTAGTG GTTACAgcacacagacatactgtactgttcagtagttATTATAG gttactgacagcacacagacatactgtactgttcagtagttattataggttactgacagcacacagacatactgtactgttcagtagttattataggttactgacagcacacagacatactgtactgttcagtagttattataggttactgacagcacacagacatactgtactgttcagtagttattatag gttactgacagcacacagacatactgtactgttcagtagttattataggttactgacagcacacagacatactgtactgttcagtagttattataggttactgacagcacacagacatactgtactgttcagtagttattataggttactgacagcacacagacatactgtactgttcagtagttattataggttactgacagcacacagacatactgtactgttcagtagttattataggttactgacagcacacagacatactgtactgttcagtagttattataggttactgacagcacacagacatactgtactgttcagtagttattataggttactgacagcacacagacatactgtactgttcagtagttattataggttactcacaaacttctacagatgcacaatcgagagcatcctgtcgggctgtatcaccgcctggtacggcaactgctccgcccacaaccgtaaggctctccagagggtagtgaggtgtgcacaatgcatcaccggggtcaaactacctgacctacaggacacctacaccacccgatgtcacaggaaggccaaaaagatcatcaaggacatcaaccaacccgagccactgcctgttcaccccgctaccatccagaaggcgaggtcagtacaggtgcatcaaagctggaaccgagagactgaaaaacatcttctatcttaa